One Megalopta genalis isolate 19385.01 chromosome 5, iyMegGena1_principal, whole genome shotgun sequence DNA window includes the following coding sequences:
- the LOC117227074 gene encoding uncharacterized protein LOC117227074, producing MGNQVARAGHASSKKTESVVHTGDTTTNVASLSKSSSGTELENHSHMQFFPIENLAKTLSHLTHDEQRISGVTKSVFQRYLFPNYPELGENLFNYLHYAANISTAHMSANSFKQQAEKFLSVMNDQTILENYVKMYSNLKGDGNVTPQGLKGLLNISYKIAMDSSATPSCIFAEQIMNTVIVSCFHGKYILSVCYVTNWIWQHCPRIVHGPHHYVVHVLTTAYRSGAALLSKEQPQPHLEIPTPILEQPDSIDFPQVLLPVSYVWLLSSTLPECYLQAEESPKDVPYALIAKRLGSVCPKHWTLLYNSSEHGTGANRFLHHVLGYRGPTLLFIRAHSPDRDTIRPTYCICSAVEWRESHLYWGDGDSVGIELFPSYRVIEKGAKVLYLNTNIRGYPHGLRFGSNPRSPYISIDESFHSVSIAGAPYPIASLEVWGCGHTQLRERQLEIKKWQVKEAEKQRIVKLSASDWIDHPDRYLLELAGRASYNNETNK from the exons ATGGGTAATCAAGTTGCACGTGCTGGACACGCATCCTCCAAGAAAACTGAGTCCGTTGTACATACCGGCGACACGACCACCAATGTAGCTAGTCTTTCAAAAAGTTCCTCGGGAACCGAATTAGAAAATCATTCGCACATGCAATTCTTTCCAATCGAGAATTTGGCGAAG ACATTATCTCATTTGACTCATGACGAGCAACGTATAAGCGGCGTTACCAAATCTGTATTTCAACGCTACCTTTTCCCCAATTACCCGGAGCTGGGTGAAAATTTGTTCAATTACTTGCACTATGCTGCCAACATTAGCACTGCTCATATGAGCGCTAATTCTTTTAAACAACAAGCCGAGAAGTTTCTTTCCGTGATGAATGATCAAACAATATTGGAGAATTATGTGAAAATGTATTCCAATTTAAAGGGTGATGGAAATGTTACTCCCCAAGGTTTAAAGGGCTTATTAAATATTTCCTACAAAATTGCTATGGATAGCAGTGCAACACCTtcttgcattttcgccgagcaAATAATGAATACGGTCATTGTCTCTTGC TTTCATGGTAAATACATCTTGTCTGTGTGTTACGTGACCAACTGGATCTGGCAGCATTGTCCACGTATAGTGCACGGTCCCCATCATTATGTGGTACACGTATTGACGACCGCGTATCGAAGTGGCGCGGCTCTATTGTCCAAAGAGCAACCGCAACCACATTTGGAGATACCAACGCCCATACTGGAGCAACCAGATTCCATAGATTTCCCTCAAGTTTTACTACCAGTGAGCTACGTGTGGTTACTATCGAGCACACTGCCAGAATGTTATCTCCAG GCAGAGGAGTCTCCGAAGGATGTACCTTACGCTTTGATAGCGAAAAGATTAGGCAGCGTGTGTCCGAAACATTGGACGTTGTTGTACAACAGTTCGGAACACGGAACGGGAGCGAACCGTTTTCTGCATCATGTATTAGGATACAGAGGACCTACCTTATTATTTATAAGAGCACATAGTCCGGACAGGGACACGATACGTCCTACGTATTGCATATGCTCTGCGGTAGAGTGGCGCGAGAGTCACCTTTACTGGGGTGACGGAGATTCCGTGGGCATCGAATTGTTTCCATCTTACAGAGTTATAGAAAAGGGAGCTAAAGTATTGTACTTAAACACAAATATCAGGGGTTATCCTCACGGATTACGTTTTGGAAGTAATCCGCGTTCACCGTACATCAGCATAGACGAATCATTTCATTCGGTTAGTATCGCAGGTGCGCCTTATCCTATTGCCAGCTTGGAAGTTTGGGGCTGTGGACACACGCAATTGAG GGAGCGGCAATTGGAAATTAAAAAGTGGCAAGTGAAGGAAGCTGAAAAACAAAGGATCGTTAAACTGAGTGCCAGCGATTGGATAGATCATCCTGATCGCTACTTATTAGAATTAGCGGGTAGGGCATCTTATAATAACGAAACGAATAAGTAA